A DNA window from Variovorax sp. J2L1-78 contains the following coding sequences:
- the gph gene encoding phosphoglycolate phosphatase (PGP is an essential enzyme in the glycolate salvage pathway in higher organisms (photorespiration in plants). Phosphoglycolate results from the oxidase activity of RubisCO in the Calvin cycle when concentrations of carbon dioxide are low relative to oxygen. This enzyme is a member of the Haloacid Dehalogenase (HAD) superfamily of aspartate-nucleophile hydrolase enzymes (PF00702).), producing the protein MAVSSIHAVLFDLDGTLVDSAPELGAAADKMRVDRGLPSLPLAQYRPMAGAGARGMLGVAFGITPDMPDFAALREEFFRNYEARMLLNTHVFEGVAELIGSLQTQQLAWGIVTNKSKRFTEPLVRSIDVFSSAGAVVSGDTTPFSKPHPEPLFEAARRLELDPARCVYVGDDERDIIAGRAAGMRTVAATYGYMGATADAALWRADGAIDSPAALLQWLNTA; encoded by the coding sequence ATGGCAGTCTCTTCCATCCACGCGGTGCTGTTCGATCTCGACGGCACCTTGGTCGACAGTGCACCCGAGCTGGGCGCGGCGGCCGACAAGATGCGTGTCGATCGGGGCTTGCCCTCCTTGCCGCTGGCGCAGTACCGGCCCATGGCCGGTGCTGGCGCACGCGGCATGCTCGGCGTCGCCTTCGGCATCACGCCCGACATGCCGGACTTCGCCGCGCTGCGCGAAGAGTTCTTTCGCAACTACGAAGCGCGCATGCTGCTGAACACGCATGTCTTCGAGGGTGTGGCCGAGTTGATCGGGTCGCTGCAGACCCAGCAGCTCGCGTGGGGCATCGTGACCAACAAATCGAAGCGCTTCACGGAGCCGCTGGTGCGATCGATCGACGTGTTCTCGAGCGCCGGTGCCGTGGTCAGCGGCGACACCACGCCGTTTTCCAAGCCGCATCCCGAACCGCTGTTCGAGGCGGCCCGCCGCCTCGAACTCGACCCGGCACGCTGCGTCTACGTCGGTGATGACGAGCGCGACATCATCGCGGGACGCGCCGCCGGCATGCGGACCGTCGCGGCGACCTACGGTTACATGGGGGCCACGGCGGACGCGGCGCTGTGGCGGGCCGATGGCGCGATTGATTCTCCTGCGGCGCTCTTGCAATGGCTGAATACGGCCTAA
- a CDS encoding MarR family winged helix-turn-helix transcriptional regulator yields the protein MPHPPHDPSLIDLHDQPGHLIRRAHQISVSVFLDVVGREVTPIQYAVLKVLGEKPGIDQLTLAQEVAIDTSSCADIAARLEAKGWISRSVGVRGRRRLELTTAGEALLDSLKSPIQTLQATLLHGLSAQESADLLNLLRKFVGHNNERSRAPLRRGASKAIVGTAPK from the coding sequence ATGCCACATCCGCCGCACGATCCCTCCCTCATCGACCTCCACGACCAGCCGGGCCATCTGATCCGGCGTGCGCACCAGATCTCAGTTTCGGTGTTCCTGGACGTCGTGGGCCGCGAGGTCACGCCGATCCAGTACGCCGTGCTGAAGGTGCTTGGCGAGAAGCCGGGCATCGATCAGCTCACCCTCGCCCAGGAGGTGGCCATCGACACCTCGTCGTGCGCCGACATCGCGGCGCGGCTGGAAGCCAAGGGATGGATTTCACGCAGCGTGGGCGTGCGGGGACGGCGGCGTCTCGAGTTGACGACGGCAGGCGAGGCGCTGCTCGACAGCCTGAAGTCGCCCATCCAGACCTTGCAGGCCACGCTGCTCCATGGCCTCAGCGCCCAGGAGAGCGCGGACCTGCTGAACCTGTTGCGCAAGTTCGTCGGTCACAACAACGAGCGAAGCCGGGCACCCCTGCGCCGTGGCGCATCGAAGGCGATCGTCGGCACGGCGCCGAAATGA